Sequence from the Maribacter algicola genome:
TTACATCGGCCCCCTTACTTTTATAAAAATCAATGGCAGGTTCGTTCCAGTCCAGCACCTCCCAACTTATCCTTTTTACACCCAATTTGTGGCCATAATTCACTACTTCGTTCAACAAAGCGGTACCCAAACCACTTCCCCGCATTTTTTCGGTCACGATCAAATCTTCCAGATGGATAATCGGTCCCTTCCATGTGGAGTATCTTGGGTAGACCAAGGCCATTCCCACGATTTTATCTTCCTGTTCGGCTACAAAACAGTGGAAGTGTTTTTCTTTCCCAAAGCCACTTTGTTCCAAATCGGCCACGGTAACATCAACGGCATTTTCCTCTTTTTCAAATACGGCAAGCTCCCGGATCAACTCCAGCACCTGGACCATATCTTCCCTTCGGGAATCCCTAATTATATAATTCATTGTTATAAATAAAACACAAAGTTATAATTTTAAATAAACAAGCAAAAACCAAACACAAGAGTTTCACAAAATAAGCGTTATTTGTAGTGAGACCAACCCAAACTTCTTATGTCTACAAACAGAAAACAAACGTTAGGTGAATTTATCATTGAAAACCAGAAATCCTTCCAATATTCCTCTGGGGAGCTTTCCAAATTGATCAACGCCATTCGTTTGGCCGCCAAGGTGGTAAACCACGAAGTAAACAAAGCGGGACTTGTGGATATAATCGGCACCGCCGGTGAAACCAATATACAAGGCGAAAACCAACAGAAATTGGATGTTTTTGCCAATGAAAAGTTCATACAGACCTTAACCAATAGGGAAATTGTTTGCGGTATTGCATCTGAGGAAGAGGATAGTTTTATTTCGATAAACAGTAGTGATGAAAACCACCAAAATAAATATGTGGTACTCATTGACCCTTTGGACGGTTCATCAAATATAGATGTCAATGTATCCGTAGGTACCATCTTTTCCATATACAGAAGGGTGACACCGGTAGGCACCCCAGCAACTCTTGAGGACTTTTTGCAACCTGGAAACCAACAGGTCGCCGCTGGCTATGTTGTGTATGGAACCTCAACCATGATCGTCTACACAACAGGCGATGGTGTCAATGGTTTTACCTTGAATCCCGCATTGGGAACCTTTTATCTTTCGCACCCTAACATGACATTTCCAGAAACGGGAAAAATCTATTCCGTGAACGAAGGGAACTATGTCCACTTTAGTCAAGGTGTGAAGGATTTTATTAAGTATTGTCAAATGGAGGAAGGTGACAGGCCTTACACTTCAAGATATATAGGATCTTTGGTATCGGATTTTCACCGAAATATGATAAAAGGGGGTATCTATATGTATCCTAAGAGTAGTGTTACCGGGAACGGCAAATTGAGATTGCTCTATGAATGCAATCCTATGGCTTTTATAGCCGAGCAAGCAAACGGAATGGCCATTGGCGGTAAAACCAGGATTTTGGACATTCAACCAACAGAATTGCACCAACGGGTCCCTTTTTTCTGCGGCAGCCGAAAAATGGTGGAAAAATTACAGGAATTCTTGGAAAAATATCATTAAAAAAGGGAGCGAATTGCTCCCTTTTTTGGATTCGATCTTTCGAAAAATTATTTTTTAATCAAATAAAGATAATCCTCAAAGTCAAGCTTCCCACCAAAAATTTCAACAGAACGTTCAATAACCTTATCTGCCTTATCCCCACTAAATCCTAATCCGATAGCGTATTTCTTTACCAAGGTCTTCTCTTCAGGATCCATTTCATGGTCAGAGTAAACAATACGGAACAGGTCATAAAGTCGCTCCAAACGTTTCTCGGAATCAAGCGGCGCCTCAATAGGGTATTTATTTTCCTTTTTGAGTACCTCATCATATTCGGCACGGGTAATATCCAATTTTGTGGCAAAACGGTCCAACAACTCTTTCTCCTCAGTACTTACTTCACCATCTACCGAGGCCAGGGTTGCCAAAGCTGCAAAATGCGCCAAGTTCCTCCTATGCTCTCCACTGGTGTATAAATCTGCAATGGCCATATTCAAATTTTTAATTATAGAGCAAATATAAATTTTTTAGAGGTCATAGTTTACATCTGGCCAAACTTTGTTTCAAGGCAAATTTGTAACTTTCCAAGGCTATGAAATCACCCCTCCTACAATTTACCGATAAAGGAATCTATTGTGACAAAGCAGACGTTTATTTAGACCCTTGGAGACCCGTAAATAAGGCCATCATAACCCATGGCCATGCAGATCACAGTCGATGGGGAAATAAGGAGTATATCACCCATCACAAAAACATTCCCATTATTACACATAGATTGGGTACTATTAAGACTACCGGATTTGAATGGGGCGAGACCTTTTTCATAAACAATGTAAAATTCAGCCTTCATCCTGCGGGACATATCATTGGCGCTTCGCAAGTACGGGTGGAACACAATGGCGAGGTTTGGGTATTTACAGGTGACTACAAGACCGAGGACGACGGAATATCCACGCCCTACGAGCCTATTAGATGCCATACGTTCATAACCGAATGTACCTTTGGTCTCCCCGCCTTTAAATGGCTGCCCCAACAGGAAGTCTTGAAGGATATAAACGATTGGTGGCTGGAGAATAAAAAGGAGGGCAAGACCTCCATACTTTTTGGCTATAGCCTAGGCAAGGCTCAAAGATTGCTAAAGTACTTGGAAACGGATATTGGCACCATTTTTACCCATGGGGCCATTGAAAATATGACGGAAGTCCTAAGGCCGATGGTCTCATTCCCTCCCACCAAATTGGTCACCAAAGAAACCACCAAAAAGGAACTTTTGGGAAACATCGTTTTGGCCCCTCCCAGTGCCCACGGTAGTACTTGGATACGGAAAATGGTTCCCTATGTAACCGCATCGGCCAGTGGATGGATGACCTTTCGTGGTGCCCGACGCAGACGTGCCATCGACAAGGGTTTTGTCCTTAGCGATCATTGTGATTGGCAAGGATTACTTTCCAGTATTGAAGCTACTGGTGCAGAAAAGGTCATTTGTACGCATGGTTATAGCGATATTTTTTCCCGATACCTAAGGGAACATGGTTATGACGCCCGCACCGAAGCAACCCAATACGAAGGCGAACAGGGCGAGATGGAAACCTCAAAATCGGCAGTCGAATGATGAAACGATTTGCGCAACTCATCAAAACGCTGGATAGTACCAACAAGACCACAGTAAAGGTTGATGCCCTCACCCAATACTTTTTGGAGGCAAACGATGCAGATAAAGTTTGGACCATCGCCATCCTATCACACCGCAGGCCTCCCAGACCCGTTAATACGACACTTTTAAGGGAATGGGCATCAGAACTTGCGAACATACCTTTGTGGCTTTTTGAGGAGAGCTATCATATTGTTGGCGACTTGGCCGAAACCATCGCTCTGGTGGTTCCTTCATCAAAATCGTCCACGGAGAAGACCCTTACCCAATTTTTGGAGGAGATGATCGCGCTCAAAAAGAAATCGGACCTTGAAAAAAAGCAATATCTTTTTGACAATTGGAAGGTTTTGGATTACTACGAGCGGTTCGTTTTCACCAAATTGATAACAGGCGGCTTCCGTATTGGGGTAAGTCAAAAATTGATGACTCGGGCACTCTCCAAGGCTACTGAAATTGACGAGGACATTCTGGCTTATAAGTTAATGGGAAATTGGGACCCAAATAAAATCTCCTTTCAACAACTTATTTTGGAAGAGAATAAAACCGACTACCTATCCAAACCCTATCCCTTTTATTTGGCCTATGCACTGGAAGATGACCCTGGAAGTTTGGGTGATGTGAACGAATGGTCCATTGAACACAAATGGGACGGCATACGTTCACAGGTCGTCTTGAGAAACGATGAAATCTTTGTCTGGAGCCGCGGCGAGGAACTGGTTACGGACAAGTACCCGGAGTTTGAACGTTTTATTGGCAAAATACCAAATGGAACAGTCATCGACGGGGAAATCCTGCCGTATCCAAAGGGGCAAATCGGGACATTTAACGACCTTCAAAAACGAATCGGAAGGAAGTCGGTTTCCAAATCCCTTCTCGCAAAAATTCCTGTCATTCTTAAGGCATACGATGTATTGGAATGGAAGGGAATGGATGTACGCCAGAAACCATTTTCCAAACGTAGACAGTATTTAGAGGCCTTGTTTGATGAAGTAGATCCGACAACGCTCAGCCACCAAAAAACTAAAATTGTCGATGAAAACAAAAGTGGGGCCACTGAGCGGATTCGAAGTGAGTTCACTGAGCGGAGTCGAAGTGACTTGCCCCTACAACTCTCGGAAACCATGGATTTTGGTTCTTGGCAAGAGGTTGCCCAAGAAAGGGACCGCTCACGGGAAAAGCACAGTGAGGGTTTGATGCTGAAAAGAAAGGATTCTCCGTATTTGGTTGGACGAAAAAAAGGGGATTGGTGGAAATGGAAGGTGGACCCCTTGACCATTGATGCAGTGCTAACCTATGCCATGCGGGGGCACGGGCGTAGAAGCAATTTGTTTACAGATTATACTTTCGCGCTGTGGGACGAAAATGAGAACGGGGAAAGGGAACTGGTCACCTTTGCCAAGGCTTACTCGGGACTTACGGATGCCGAATTTAGAAAATTGGATGCATGGATCAAGAAAAATACCTTGGAACGTTTTGGTCCGGTACGAAGTGTTACCCCACATCATGTATTTGAAATCGCCTTTGAAGGGATTGCCCTTTCCAACAGGCACAAAAGTGGTGTCGCTACCCGTTTTCCCAGGATGTTACGGTGGCGACAGGATAAAAGTATCCATGAGGCGAATAGCTTGGACGATTTAAAAAAAATGATACCATAATATGAATCGGGAGGAACTATTTAGCATCGCAGAGAATTGGTTCGAGCAGCAAAACTGGTCGCCCTTCCCCTTTCAAAAGGACACCTGGCAAGCATTTTTACAAGGAAAAAATGGCTTACTCAACGCTCCCACAGGAAGTGGGAAGACCTATGCCCTCTGGTTTCCTATCGTTCTAAATTATATCAAGAAAAATCCTGATTATAAGACAAAACATAAAAAAGGGCTCAAAGCCGTTTGGATTACCCCCTTACGGGCACTTTCCCAAGAAATAAAACAATCCGCAGAGCGGGTAGTTACCGATTTGGGCACCCAAATGACCGTGGGAATTCGCTCTGGGGATACCAATACCAAAACTAGGGCAGAGCAAAAAAAACAAATGCCCGATTTACTGATCACCACCCCTGAAAGCTTGCAGCTCCTTCTGGCCACAAAAGGCTATGATAAAATCTTTAAGGACTGCCAAGCCATTGTAGTGGATGAGTGGCATGAAATTTTAGGTACCAAACGGGGAGTACAAATGGAGCTGGCCTTGTCCCGACTCAAAACGATTTCAAAAAAACTTCGTATTTGGGGCATATCGGCCACCATAGGGAATATGGAACAGGCCCGCGAAGTTTTGTTGGGCCCTGCCTCCAAAGCCTTGGAAAATTCGGTCTTGATAAAGGCAAACCTCAACAAAAAAATAACGGTAAAAAGTATCATTCCCAATAAAATGGAGACCTTCCCATGGCGGGGACACCTTGGGCTTCATTTATTGGAATATGTGGTCCCAATAATCAAGAACAGTAAGACTACCCTACTCTTCACCAATACCCGAAGCCAGTGCGAAATTTGGTTTCAAAAGATTCTGGAAAAACATCCGGAGTTTGCCGGCGAAATTGCCATGCACCATGGGAGCATTAACAAGGAAACACGTATTTGGGTAGAGAACGCCATCCGAAACGAAAGCCTTAAAGCGGTGGTATGCACCTCCAGCTTGGACCTTGGGGTAGATTTCGCCCCCGTGGAAACCGTGGTCCAGATTGGCGGGCCCAAAGGGGTAGCACGCTTTCTCCAACGTGCGGGAAGAAGTGGCCACAGACCGGGTAAGGAAAGTGTTATCTATTTTTTGCCCACCCATGCGATTGAACTCATAGAGGCTTCGGCCCTGCAAAAGGCCGTGAAACACAATACGGTCGAGGACCGTATCCCCTATTTGAACAGCTATGACGTCCTATTGCAATATTTAACCACGTTGGCCATTTCCGATGGATTTTATCCGAAGGAGATTTTCAAGGAAGTATCGGAAACCTTTTGTTATCAGGCATTGAGCGAGGATTATTGGCAATGGCTGTTGAATTTTTTGGTCATGGGAAGTCAAAGCTTGCAGTCCTATGATGAATACAAAAAAGTGGAAATTGAGGAGGACGGCAGATTCAAGGTGAACAACAGGGGTGTGGCCATGCGTCACCGTTTTCAAATTGGGACCATTGTAGGGGACGTAAACCTTACCGTAAAATATCAAAAGGGTGGCTACATAGGTACTATTGAGGAATACTTCGTTTCCAAGCTCAACAAGGGCGATATCTTCACTTTTGCTGGCAGGAACCTGGAATTTATCCGAATTAAGGATATGCAGGTGCATGTAAAAAACTCCAAGAAAAAAACCAGTAAGGTCTCCAGTTGGATGGGCAGTAGGTTGACGCGCTCCGCCCAGATGTCGGAATTACTTCGGAACGAATTGTACAGTTCTAGTGAAGCGATGGAAAACCAATCGGTGGAAATCCGATGCTTGGCCCACATTTTTGAAAGACAGCGCAGGGAAAGCATCGTACCCCAACCCAATGAATTCCTCATTGAAACCTTTAAAAGCAGGGATGGTTACCATGCGGTTTTCTATCCTTTTGAAGGACGTTTCGTTCACGAAGCCATGGGAAGTCTTCTGGGATATCGCATCAGTCTGCTCTCCCCCATTACCTTTTCCCTAGCCTTTAACGATTATGGTTTTGAACTACTCTCGGACAAGCCGATAGATATGCAACAGGTTTTGGACAACAACCTTTTTACGACCGATTTTCTTTTGGACGACCTGCAGAAAAGTTTGAATGCCACCGAAATGGCAAGACGAAAGTTCAGGGACATCGCGATTATTAGTGGAATGGTCTTTACCGGCTACCCCAACAAGGGCATTAAAATGAAACACTTGCAAAGTAACTCGCAACTCTTGTTCGAGGTGTTTCGGGATTATGAACCGGACAATCTGCTCTTTCAACAGGCCTTTACCGAAACCTTTGAACACCAGCTGGAAGAAGGTCGTTTGCGACTTTCCATGGAACGCATAGCGACACAAAAAATCGTTTGGAAACAATGCGAAAAGGCCACACCCTTTGCCTTCCCCTTAATCACCGACCGATTGAGCCGTGAGCGACTTTCCAGTGAGAAGTTGGAAGACCGTATTCGTAGAATGGCGGCCTTATTGATGAAATAAGGCCCCGAGCCCCCAAAGGTCAATCCTTATATACACTTCTTTCCTTTGCAGATACATTTAAGCCTCAATAAATCAAACCTAGATTTGTATTTTTACACGAATGACCTATGCCATTCAAATTCGAGAGGAATCCTTCCAATTACATTATTCCGGTGCCTTGTTCTGGGAAAACGAGTCGCTGCTGATGATGAGCGATGTACATTTAGGGAAAATCTCCCATTTTAGAAAATATGGTGCAGCAGTTCCACAACATGCCCTTTTAAGGAATTTTGAAACCATGGACACGGCCATTGCCCAATTTGACCCAAAACACGTGGTATTTATGGGAGACCTATTCCATTCTTCACTGAACAAGGAATGGGGATTATTCGAAGAATGGGTGGGCCAAAAAAAAATGCAACTCACTTTGGTAGAGGGGAATCATGATATTATATCGCCCGTAAAATACGAAGCCCTTGGTATCAAGGTCACGCCCGAGTTTTCATTGGGCAACTTTTTCATGACCCACCACCCGGAGGAGCGGGAAGGCCAATTCAATTTTTCAGGGCATCTACACCCTGCCGTCCGTCTTACCGGGCTTGGTAGGCAATCGGTTTGTTTGCGCTGCTTTTACAAATCCTCCGTACAAATGATATTGCCGGCCATGGGAGAGTTCACGGGTTCCCATACCATGGCAGTTACAAAGGACAGCGAGGTGTTCGCCATTTTGGGGGATACCGTACTGCCCGTACAGATACACAAACAAAAGTCCAAATTTCAATAAAGCTGAAACTTCCTTTTAATGCTTTACATACCTGTCAAGTGGGTGTTTTTATACATTTAGGACCTTTAAACGTGCAAATTATCCATAATTCCTTTCAAGAAATACAATTTCATTTTTAAAACATGGTATTTTTTACAATATTAAATCGCTTTAATTTTAAGGTGGGCAAAACGGGAAACCAGTGAAAAGATTTGGCTTTTATTTTTTATTGCTGATTGGCTTTCAGCTGGGCATGGCACAGGACCTATTTTTTCAACATTATGGCCTTGATGAGGGTTTGTCGCAACAGACCATAAGGTGCATTTCCAAAACCAGTGATGGATTTCTATGGCTAGGTACGCAGGATGGCCTTAACAGGTTTGATGGTAAAAACTTTAAAGTCTACCAACACAATGAAAATGATCCGCGCTCCCTTTCGGGGAATTTCATCAATCGGCTTGTAGAAAGCGAAGATGGAACCTTGTGGATCGCTACCGGCGGCAAAGGCGTCTGTTATTATCATCCGGATACGGATACCTTCCAAAAAGCTCCTCTGGAAGATGGGAACTACATCACATTGGCATTGGACAATGACGGAAATGTTTATACAAATTCCGCACAAACAGGATTAACGGTACTCAAAAGAGAGCATAATTTTGCTCCCGAGTATTTTTCGGCCCTTGAAAAAATCATCACCGCCATAGCGATCAAAGGGAACACGATTTTGCTGGGAACAAAATCGGGACACCTTTTAATGGGTATGGTGGACAAGCTGGACCAATTAACGATTGCCAAGACCACGTATCCCGGAAGTATTGAAGAAATTGTCCCTTATGAAAACGAATGGCTGCTGGGAACCTCTCGTGGACTTTATCTGTTCAACGAGGCACTGGACACCACGACCTATCTGAACATTGCCGAGCATGACCCAACTTCCAAGGAGGTCTTTTTTATCGAATCCATTTACAACACACAAAACCAACTCTATCTAGGGACGGACAACGGATTTTTTATTCTGGAAGGTTTGGATAGGGAATCGGGCAGATTTGCTTCGGGCAAGGTTTACAAGGGCGACCTAGAAGATACGAATACAATCACCAGCAACCGGGTTTATGATGTATTGGTACAGAATGACCTCATTTATATCGGAACCAATAATCTGGACATCGCCTCTGAAGGTCTAAACGTCTTTAAGACCGTCAATCCCGATACCAAGCCGGCATTGACCAACAACTACGTCTTTTCCATTTTAAAGGATACCGATTATTTATTTGTTGGTACTCGGAAAGGAATTAATTGTATTGACCAAAGCGGCGTTGTACATGTAATTTCCAAAGAGAGTACCCAACAACAACTTGCATATGATGTCATTAGGGGAATGGCCAAGGATGACCATAACAACCTTTGGGTAGCGACTACCA
This genomic interval carries:
- a CDS encoding ligase-associated DNA damage response DEXH box helicase, translated to MNREELFSIAENWFEQQNWSPFPFQKDTWQAFLQGKNGLLNAPTGSGKTYALWFPIVLNYIKKNPDYKTKHKKGLKAVWITPLRALSQEIKQSAERVVTDLGTQMTVGIRSGDTNTKTRAEQKKQMPDLLITTPESLQLLLATKGYDKIFKDCQAIVVDEWHEILGTKRGVQMELALSRLKTISKKLRIWGISATIGNMEQAREVLLGPASKALENSVLIKANLNKKITVKSIIPNKMETFPWRGHLGLHLLEYVVPIIKNSKTTLLFTNTRSQCEIWFQKILEKHPEFAGEIAMHHGSINKETRIWVENAIRNESLKAVVCTSSLDLGVDFAPVETVVQIGGPKGVARFLQRAGRSGHRPGKESVIYFLPTHAIELIEASALQKAVKHNTVEDRIPYLNSYDVLLQYLTTLAISDGFYPKEIFKEVSETFCYQALSEDYWQWLLNFLVMGSQSLQSYDEYKKVEIEEDGRFKVNNRGVAMRHRFQIGTIVGDVNLTVKYQKGGYIGTIEEYFVSKLNKGDIFTFAGRNLEFIRIKDMQVHVKNSKKKTSKVSSWMGSRLTRSAQMSELLRNELYSSSEAMENQSVEIRCLAHIFERQRRESIVPQPNEFLIETFKSRDGYHAVFYPFEGRFVHEAMGSLLGYRISLLSPITFSLAFNDYGFELLSDKPIDMQQVLDNNLFTTDFLLDDLQKSLNATEMARRKFRDIAIISGMVFTGYPNKGIKMKHLQSNSQLLFEVFRDYEPDNLLFQQAFTETFEHQLEEGRLRLSMERIATQKIVWKQCEKATPFAFPLITDRLSRERLSSEKLEDRIRRMAALLMK
- a CDS encoding tellurite resistance TerB family protein, encoding MAIADLYTSGEHRRNLAHFAALATLASVDGEVSTEEKELLDRFATKLDITRAEYDEVLKKENKYPIEAPLDSEKRLERLYDLFRIVYSDHEMDPEEKTLVKKYAIGLGFSGDKADKVIERSVEIFGGKLDFEDYLYLIKK
- the pdeM gene encoding ligase-associated DNA damage response endonuclease PdeM translates to MTYAIQIREESFQLHYSGALFWENESLLMMSDVHLGKISHFRKYGAAVPQHALLRNFETMDTAIAQFDPKHVVFMGDLFHSSLNKEWGLFEEWVGQKKMQLTLVEGNHDIISPVKYEALGIKVTPEFSLGNFFMTHHPEEREGQFNFSGHLHPAVRLTGLGRQSVCLRCFYKSSVQMILPAMGEFTGSHTMAVTKDSEVFAILGDTVLPVQIHKQKSKFQ
- a CDS encoding ATP-dependent DNA ligase; amino-acid sequence: MKRFAQLIKTLDSTNKTTVKVDALTQYFLEANDADKVWTIAILSHRRPPRPVNTTLLREWASELANIPLWLFEESYHIVGDLAETIALVVPSSKSSTEKTLTQFLEEMIALKKKSDLEKKQYLFDNWKVLDYYERFVFTKLITGGFRIGVSQKLMTRALSKATEIDEDILAYKLMGNWDPNKISFQQLILEENKTDYLSKPYPFYLAYALEDDPGSLGDVNEWSIEHKWDGIRSQVVLRNDEIFVWSRGEELVTDKYPEFERFIGKIPNGTVIDGEILPYPKGQIGTFNDLQKRIGRKSVSKSLLAKIPVILKAYDVLEWKGMDVRQKPFSKRRQYLEALFDEVDPTTLSHQKTKIVDENKSGATERIRSEFTERSRSDLPLQLSETMDFGSWQEVAQERDRSREKHSEGLMLKRKDSPYLVGRKKGDWWKWKVDPLTIDAVLTYAMRGHGRRSNLFTDYTFALWDENENGERELVTFAKAYSGLTDAEFRKLDAWIKKNTLERFGPVRSVTPHHVFEIAFEGIALSNRHKSGVATRFPRMLRWRQDKSIHEANSLDDLKKMIP
- a CDS encoding GNAT family N-acetyltransferase gives rise to the protein MNYIIRDSRREDMVQVLELIRELAVFEKEENAVDVTVADLEQSGFGKEKHFHCFVAEQEDKIVGMALVYPRYSTWKGPIIHLEDLIVTEKMRGSGLGTALLNEVVNYGHKLGVKRISWEVLDWNEPAIDFYKSKGADVKRDWDVVHLDEKGIANYLANI
- the fbp gene encoding class 1 fructose-bisphosphatase — encoded protein: MSTNRKQTLGEFIIENQKSFQYSSGELSKLINAIRLAAKVVNHEVNKAGLVDIIGTAGETNIQGENQQKLDVFANEKFIQTLTNREIVCGIASEEEDSFISINSSDENHQNKYVVLIDPLDGSSNIDVNVSVGTIFSIYRRVTPVGTPATLEDFLQPGNQQVAAGYVVYGTSTMIVYTTGDGVNGFTLNPALGTFYLSHPNMTFPETGKIYSVNEGNYVHFSQGVKDFIKYCQMEEGDRPYTSRYIGSLVSDFHRNMIKGGIYMYPKSSVTGNGKLRLLYECNPMAFIAEQANGMAIGGKTRILDIQPTELHQRVPFFCGSRKMVEKLQEFLEKYH
- a CDS encoding ligase-associated DNA damage response exonuclease; its protein translation is MKSPLLQFTDKGIYCDKADVYLDPWRPVNKAIITHGHADHSRWGNKEYITHHKNIPIITHRLGTIKTTGFEWGETFFINNVKFSLHPAGHIIGASQVRVEHNGEVWVFTGDYKTEDDGISTPYEPIRCHTFITECTFGLPAFKWLPQQEVLKDINDWWLENKKEGKTSILFGYSLGKAQRLLKYLETDIGTIFTHGAIENMTEVLRPMVSFPPTKLVTKETTKKELLGNIVLAPPSAHGSTWIRKMVPYVTASASGWMTFRGARRRRAIDKGFVLSDHCDWQGLLSSIEATGAEKVICTHGYSDIFSRYLREHGYDARTEATQYEGEQGEMETSKSAVE